From Arachis stenosperma cultivar V10309 chromosome 2, arast.V10309.gnm1.PFL2, whole genome shotgun sequence, one genomic window encodes:
- the LOC130961140 gene encoding protein MAIN-LIKE 1-like — MGDDPGRLYRLDGVAHIAGVINDEPRRCISSVRRQQGMRLDERYVPYLQMAGLYHLARLNDRWFRLDEPLVSAFVERWRPETHTFHMPFGECTITLQDVAYQLGLPVDGDYVSGCLTDFHLYIEGGRPAWQWFHELLGVLPPENQVQKFAVNCTWFQETFAECPDGADEETVRRFARAYIMMLLGTQLFADKSGNRIHIRWLPICCSA, encoded by the exons ATGGGGGACGATCCGGGAAGGCTTTATCGTTTGGATGGAGTAGCTCATATCGCCGGTGTTATCAACGACGAG CCTCGTCGTTGCATATCCAGTGTTAGGCGGCAACAGGGGATGCGTCTTGATGAGAGGTATGTCCCGTACTTGCAGATGGCGGGACTTTACCATCTCGCGAGACTGAACGACAGATGGTTCCGACTAGACGAGCCCCTAGTCAGCGCATTCGTCGAGAGGTGGCGGCCTGAGACGCACACCTTCCACATGCCTTTCGGAGAGTGCACTATCACGCTTCAGGACGTCGCATACCAGCTGGGGTTGCCAGTCGACGGAGATTATGTTAGTGGTTGCCTTACGGACTTCCACCTCTACATTGAGGGTGGGAGACCTGCTTGGCAGTGGTTCCATGAGTTGCTCGGTGTTTTACCGCCGGAGAACCAGGTGCAGAAATTCGCAGTCAACTGCACCTGGTTTCAGGAGACATTCGCGGAGTGTCCAGATGGGGCAGATGAGGAGACAGTTAGGCGATTTGCCCGGGCCTACATCATGATGTTATTGGGTACGCAGCTGTTTGCCGACAAGTCCGGCAATCGTATACACATCAGATGGCTACCCATATGTTGCTCGGCTTGA